A single window of Manduca sexta isolate Smith_Timp_Sample1 chromosome 15, JHU_Msex_v1.0, whole genome shotgun sequence DNA harbors:
- the LOC115444423 gene encoding thioredoxin, mitochondrial has translation MLAKNITNLLIRSTYVTKNCHTTIRNISVTSVKQDIVKIQSTDDFKEKVINSKVPVVVDFFATWCNPCRLLTPRLESIISESKGKVILAKVDIDEQTDLALDYEVSSVPVLVAIKNGKVQQRLVGLQDTDKLRKWIEQFASDESKATVKA, from the exons ATGCTCgcgaaaaatataactaatttgCTTATTAGAAGCACATATGTGACAAAGAATTGCCACACTACAATAAGAAACATCTCCGTAACATCAGTAAAACAGGACATAGTAAAAATCCAAAGCACCGACGACTTTAAGGAAAAAGTCATCAATAGTAAAGTTCCTGTGGTGGTCGATTTCTTTGCGAC ATGGTGCAACCCTTGCAGGCTTTTAACTCCTCGTCTAGAATCAATAATCTCTGAAAGCAAGGGTAAAGTGATCCTGGCTAAGGTTGATATTGATGAGCAAACGGACTTGGCTCTAGATTACGAAGTGAGCTCTGTGCCTGTCCTTGTGGCTATTAAGAATGGAAAGGTTCAACAACGTCTTGTTGGATTGCAGGACACCGACAAGCTGCGCAAGTGGATTGAACAATTTGCTTCAGATGAATCAAAAGCTACAGTCAAagcataa
- the LOC119189375 gene encoding uncharacterized protein LOC119189375 has translation MIRKTKNRSGVTETRIVSCAECGEEYCNGKMCVITNYDMFARLKVEVETKTSRTQATLPQGASKLRRMRRRVRRKPRSKSAAPAALAARKPHGNKSGARSDSEL, from the exons atgataaggaaaacaaaaaatcgCTCAGGAGTTACTGAAACTAGAATTGTGTCGTGTGCTGAATGCGGAGAAGAATATTGCAATG GCAAAATGTGCGTCATAACAAATTACGATATGTTCGCTCGACTAAAAGTGGAAGTGGAGACAAAGACATCACGCACACAAGCCACATTGCCCCAGGGAGCGAGCAAGCTGCGCCGCATGCGCCGGCGCGTGCGTCGCAAGCCGCGCAGCAAGAGTGCCGCACCCGCCGCCCTCGCCGCACGGAAACCACACGGCAACAAATCGGGAGCTAGAAGTGATTcagaattgtaa
- the LOC115444421 gene encoding enolase-phosphatase E1 yields the protein MEILNQVSNAQFVFTAATVAVVLVCAALVFVFGFHSAEQPQFDKLPLVVDDRKSANKKNKKKDKKSSPNRTTSDEVKTKSESSKKSPTKEKKEEKVKEAEKPKPKERPVEAKVAKKEVPAEKKGKKSKIVVEVEKPADFDDGLWQEVPKKGDKKKVKAPEEKEKGKKKESPAKKNKKVKDADVEAARPAEEPAETIKVVSAEGPHVNEDSARALQAQVEELQRVLKEAERRDQVAQGVADDEVIPEVHELTDVKDLRSNKKKENKEKQSKKKTAETVTAAKSTAKVEPVEKDNTVSDKQDDKQNAPVFDELGDTWTDAKVSKKSKKKARKDQ from the exons atggagattttaaatCAAGTGTCTAATGCGCAGTTTGTATTCACTGCAGCGACGGTAGCTGTTGTTTTAGTTTGCGCCGCGCTCGTTTTCGTATTTGGTTTTCATTCGGCGGAGCAGCCGCAGTTCGATAAACTACCCCTGGTCGTGGATGACAGGAAATCCgccaataaaaagaataaaaagaagGACAAG AAGTCTTCACCCAACCGCACTACGTCCGATGAAGTGAAGACAAAGTCTGAGAGCTCCAAAAAATCTCCCACCAAAGAGAAGAAGGAGGAAAAGGTGAAAGAAGCTGAAAAACCGAAACCGAAGGAAAGACCTGTGGAAGCTAAAGTAGCTAAGAAAGAAGTTCCAGCTGAGAAGAAAGGAAAGAAGAGCAAGATTGTGGTCGAAGTTGAGAAGCCAGCTGATTTTGATGATGGTTTGTGGCAGGAGGTGCCAAAGAAGGGAGACAAAAAGAAGGTAAAGGCTCCTGAAGAGAAAGAAAAGGGAAAAAAGAAGGAGAGCCCAgctaagaaaaacaaaaaagtaaaggATGCTGATGTGGAGGCTGCCCGCCCTGCGGAGGAACCAGCTGAGACCATTAAAGTGGTTAGTGCAGAGGGACCACATGTTAATGAAGATTCAGCCCGTGCTCTGCAAGCTCAGGTGGAGGAGTTGCAGCGTGTCCTTAAGGAG GCAGAGCGTCGTGATCAGGTTGCGCAGGGTGTTGCTGATGATGAGGTGATTCCTGAGGTGCACGAGCTGACTGATGTCAAAGATCTCAGGAGTAACaagaaaaaggaaaataaagagAAGCAGAGTAAGAAGAAGACTGCTGAA ACTGTCACAGCAGCCAAGAGCACTGCAAAGGTAGAGCCTGTTGAGAAAGACAACACCGTTTCAGACAAACAGGATGACAAGCAAAATGCGCCAGTCTTTGATGAACTTGGTG ATACTTGGACGGATGCCAAAGTATCCAAGAAAAGCAAAAAGAAAGCACGTAAGGACCAGTGA
- the LOC115444422 gene encoding uncharacterized protein C7orf50 homolog — protein MGNKNKKRNRSEHDKKDKSNNSNADPQNVKDTEVETGDKEADNEEYENTEKLHDIEDNSEEDEPPKKKKKKKQAVVGETNEKKGKKSIRQMKKEKHLQRQTEAAAVAKDQLKSQCINYLSQWKHNRDNWKFMKAKQVWLFKNKFSSNLVPDSSWPTLLEYFESAKGNIRNMLLEDSKKVINQMDEWTEKQKDNKDTEANEDDVNDNETPSNKPDDTSYKRARDLIQCLEE, from the coding sequence ATGgggaacaaaaacaaaaagagGAATAGGAGTGAACATGACAAAAAGGATAAATCTAATAATTCCAATGCGGATCCACAAAATGTGAAAGATACAGAAGTAGAAACGGGAGATAAGGAGGCTGATAACGAAGAATATGAAAATACAGAGAAACTGCATGACATTGAAGACAATTCTGAAGAGGATGAGCcgccaaaaaagaaaaaaaagaagaagCAAGCCGTCGTTGGTGAGACGAATGAAAAAAAAGGCAAAAAGTCTATTAGACAAATGAAAAAGGAAAAGCACCTGCAGAGGCAGACTGAAGCAGCAGCAGTAGCAAAAGACCAACTGAAATCACAGTGTATTAACTACCTCTCGCAGTGGAAACACAATAGAGATAACTGGAAATTTATGAAAGCAAAACAAGTGTGGCTTTTCAAAAACAAGTTCTCCTCAAACTTAGTGCCAGACTCATCATGGCCAACACTTCTTGAATATTTTGAATCTGCTAAAGGTAATATTCGTAATATGCTTTTGGAAGATtcaaaaaaagttattaacCAAATGGATGAATGGACAGAAAAGCAAAAAGATAACAAAGATACTGAGGCCAATGAGGATGATGTAAATGATAATGAAACTCCTAGCAACAAACCAGATGATACCTCATACAAAAGAGCAAGGGACCTAATACAATGTTTAGAggaataa